The following proteins come from a genomic window of Solwaraspora sp. WMMA2065:
- a CDS encoding TIM barrel protein, with protein MVRAEEAARLVAAVDSPGLRLHLDTACMALAGDDAAASADRFAPLLRHAHLSEPDLAAVGTPDRAHADFVAALRAVGYDRYLSVEMRPTDGDPVAAVDRAARYAVALCRERP; from the coding sequence CTGGTCCGGGCGGAGGAGGCGGCGCGGCTGGTGGCCGCCGTCGACTCGCCGGGGCTGCGGCTGCACCTGGACACCGCCTGCATGGCGCTGGCCGGTGACGACGCGGCGGCCAGCGCCGACCGCTTCGCTCCGCTGCTGCGCCACGCCCATCTCAGCGAGCCCGACCTGGCGGCGGTCGGCACCCCGGACCGCGCCCACGCCGACTTCGTCGCCGCGCTGCGGGCCGTCGGGTACGACCGGTACCTGAGTGTCGAGATGCGCCCGACGGACGGCGATCCAGTCGCCGCCGTCGATCGCGCCGCCCGGTACGCCGTGGCACTGTGCCGTGAGCGGCCTTGA
- a CDS encoding serine hydrolase domain-containing protein has protein sequence MTPTRTRALIVAAAVAVVGGLLAALIAPWPARLGDAATGDLALADEVRAVIDDPGGYRGLAVARIADGQVRVAGLGDRAPGTVGRASEPVRPDTPFEIGSIGKTLTGMLLADQIAAGQVDGDTTLAEALPGQEFADPTVGEITLAELASHRSGLPRLPTVGATATLTMTLGALRGTDPYAGLDVDRIRAALTRARVGDGRGEVHYSNFGAALLGIALAEQTDQAEQTGSVGEADAGSYPALVERRLIGPLGMSDTGYSLDGADLPAGATTGSTAGGRAADPWQGSGLAGAGIGLWSTAPDLARLVTALLDGSAPGADATQPRFTADDDTRRIGYGWFTTTYDGRAITWHNGGTGGFRSYVGFDPATGDGVVVLGNTDKGVEPIGLALLGVAGDSDAAGAGPLLIGVTVVLLLAVAATPAATAFGGRRRWLPVTDRLNVIGSASSALLYLLIGHLAGAWHDVWAGWWAVAAGLAAGGVAAGVLRWRRLPVTGSGRPWLRWTGLVATVTVTAVALTLTLLLG, from the coding sequence ATGACCCCGACGCGTACCCGCGCTCTGATCGTCGCGGCGGCTGTCGCCGTCGTCGGCGGGCTGCTCGCCGCGCTGATCGCGCCCTGGCCGGCCCGCCTCGGCGACGCCGCCACCGGTGACCTCGCGCTCGCCGACGAGGTCCGCGCGGTGATCGACGACCCCGGTGGCTACCGGGGTCTGGCGGTGGCGCGGATCGCCGACGGGCAGGTACGGGTCGCCGGACTCGGTGACCGCGCTCCGGGCACCGTCGGCCGCGCCAGCGAGCCGGTACGGCCGGACACCCCGTTCGAGATCGGCTCGATCGGCAAGACGCTGACCGGGATGCTGCTGGCCGACCAGATCGCCGCCGGGCAGGTCGACGGCGACACGACGCTCGCCGAGGCGCTGCCCGGTCAGGAGTTCGCCGACCCGACGGTCGGTGAAATCACCCTGGCTGAGCTGGCCAGCCACCGGTCCGGGCTGCCCCGGCTGCCGACGGTCGGCGCAACCGCGACGCTCACCATGACGCTGGGGGCGCTGCGCGGCACCGACCCGTACGCCGGTCTGGACGTCGACCGGATCCGCGCAGCGCTGACCCGCGCCCGGGTCGGTGACGGTCGGGGCGAGGTGCACTACTCCAACTTCGGCGCGGCGCTGCTCGGCATCGCGCTGGCCGAGCAGACTGACCAGGCTGAGCAGACCGGGAGTGTTGGAGAGGCCGACGCCGGCTCCTACCCGGCGCTGGTCGAGCGACGGCTGATCGGCCCGCTCGGCATGAGCGACACCGGCTACTCCCTCGACGGGGCCGACCTGCCGGCCGGTGCGACGACCGGATCCACCGCCGGTGGGCGCGCCGCCGATCCGTGGCAAGGCTCCGGGCTGGCCGGCGCCGGCATCGGCCTGTGGTCCACCGCCCCGGACCTGGCCCGGCTGGTCACCGCGCTGCTCGACGGCTCCGCGCCCGGCGCGGACGCCACCCAGCCCCGGTTCACCGCCGACGACGACACCCGCCGGATCGGCTACGGCTGGTTCACCACCACGTACGACGGTCGGGCGATCACCTGGCACAACGGCGGGACCGGCGGTTTCCGGTCGTACGTCGGCTTCGACCCGGCCACCGGCGACGGCGTCGTGGTGCTCGGCAACACCGACAAGGGTGTCGAGCCGATCGGGCTGGCGCTGCTCGGGGTGGCCGGTGACAGCGACGCCGCCGGGGCCGGGCCGCTGCTGATCGGCGTCACCGTGGTGTTGCTGCTGGCCGTCGCGGCCACCCCGGCGGCGACCGCGTTCGGCGGCCGGCGGCGCTGGCTGCCGGTGACCGACCGGCTCAACGTTATCGGCTCGGCGTCGAGCGCGCTGCTCTACCTGCTGATCGGGCACCTCGCCGGTGCCTGGCACGACGTGTGGGCCGGCTGGTGGGCGGTGGCCGCCGGACTCGCCGCCGGTGGGGTGGCGGCCGGCGTGCTGCGCTGGCGACGGCTGCCGGTGACCGGGTCCGGCCGGCCGTGGCTGCGCTGGACCGGGCTGGTGGCCACCGTCACCGTCACCGCCGTCGCGCTCACCCTGACCCTGCTGCTGGGCTGA
- a CDS encoding helix-turn-helix domain-containing protein yields the protein MTEPELTERVTALERTVQDLVARLDADRAVDADRAVGDASTGPNAVGPDTGNPFWALDGLKDQVGGTSGAVLYTGTVTLPTGEHYDWQYGHTVDDLLDADWTGYADTLTALAHPVRLLLVRHILAGTRTVAALAEIDGLGTTGQLYHHLRQLVSAGWLRTSTRGQYAVPPERVVPLLIVLSGAHR from the coding sequence ATGACTGAGCCGGAGTTGACCGAGCGGGTCACCGCCCTGGAACGGACCGTGCAGGACCTCGTCGCGCGTCTCGACGCCGACCGAGCCGTTGACGCCGACCGAGCCGTCGGCGACGCGTCGACCGGACCGAACGCCGTCGGACCGGACACCGGCAACCCGTTCTGGGCGCTCGACGGACTCAAGGACCAGGTCGGCGGCACCTCCGGCGCGGTGCTCTACACCGGCACGGTCACCCTGCCGACCGGCGAACACTACGACTGGCAGTACGGGCACACCGTCGACGACCTGCTCGACGCCGACTGGACCGGGTACGCCGACACCCTCACCGCGCTCGCCCACCCGGTGCGGCTGCTGCTGGTCCGGCACATCCTGGCCGGCACCCGGACCGTCGCCGCCCTGGCCGAGATCGACGGGCTCGGCACCACCGGTCAGCTCTACCACCACCTGCGGCAACTGGTCAGCGCCGGCTGGCTGCGCACGTCGACCCGGGGGCAGTACGCCGTACCGCCGGAACGGGTCGTCCCCCTGCTGATCGTCCTGTCCGGAGCACACCGATGA
- a CDS encoding DUF998 domain-containing protein: MRRTRWWAVGAAVGAVGGAVTVTVAVVAGPGPGLRGYVSESGVGDGGSVVAYQSGLLALAVSLLLLAGALRPVRAAAWLLVAAAGATTVSATVSCRDGCPLPPHDPVTATDLVHGGASIVAVACCVFAMIAVFWSPVSTCPLRRLALLGAAAALPLSAAVGLGMLLVGGGLLVGTLERLLLLLIVVWCVATAGQVARDPTHSDCRNYVTT, encoded by the coding sequence GTGAGGCGTACCAGGTGGTGGGCGGTCGGGGCGGCGGTCGGCGCGGTCGGCGGGGCGGTGACCGTGACGGTCGCGGTGGTCGCCGGTCCCGGTCCGGGACTGCGCGGGTACGTCAGCGAGTCCGGGGTCGGCGACGGCGGCTCCGTGGTGGCGTACCAGTCGGGGCTGCTCGCCCTGGCGGTGAGCCTGCTGCTGCTCGCCGGGGCGCTGCGCCCGGTCCGCGCCGCCGCCTGGCTGCTGGTCGCGGCGGCCGGCGCGACGACGGTCTCGGCGACCGTCTCCTGCCGGGACGGCTGCCCGTTGCCGCCACACGACCCGGTCACCGCCACCGACCTGGTGCACGGCGGGGCCAGCATCGTCGCCGTCGCCTGCTGCGTCTTCGCGATGATCGCCGTGTTCTGGTCGCCGGTGTCGACCTGTCCGCTGCGCCGGCTGGCGCTGCTCGGGGCCGCCGCCGCGCTGCCGCTGTCCGCCGCAGTCGGGCTGGGCATGCTGCTGGTCGGCGGCGGGCTGCTGGTCGGCACGTTGGAGCGGCTGCTGTTGCTGCTGATCGTGGTGTGGTGCGTGGCGACGGCGGGGCAGGTGGCCCGCGACCCGACCCACTCCGATTGCAGAAATTACGTAACTACGTAA
- a CDS encoding Scr1 family TA system antitoxin-like transcriptional regulator: MNTLPEILRQLRSERSVTQDQVGEAILVSGSLIAAFEQGRLVPQPDTAARLDEFFGSGDRVRKSAAEAAEARELERERRRMAQAVWFRPWVQLEESATTLRYYQASLIPGLLQTEEYARSVLDSGLRSQREVDELLAVRMERQSVVLGREDPAICVFMMDMAALRSAHPAMAKAQLERLLAESERHRTFVHVVPDGVGMHIGRSVSFVLASLDNGALAGYMEDIFEGRLVTEPARVTGLDRAWHTVNALALNAAQSRDLIRQMVREL; the protein is encoded by the coding sequence GTGAATACACTTCCGGAAATCCTCCGTCAGCTGCGCAGCGAGCGCTCCGTCACCCAGGATCAGGTCGGTGAGGCGATCCTGGTCTCCGGCTCACTGATCGCAGCCTTCGAGCAGGGCCGGCTGGTCCCGCAACCGGACACCGCCGCGCGACTGGACGAGTTCTTCGGCTCGGGTGACCGGGTCCGCAAGTCGGCGGCCGAGGCGGCCGAGGCCCGTGAGCTGGAGCGGGAGCGGCGTCGGATGGCCCAGGCGGTCTGGTTCCGCCCGTGGGTCCAGCTGGAGGAGTCCGCCACCACCCTGCGGTACTACCAGGCGTCACTCATCCCCGGCCTGCTGCAGACCGAGGAGTACGCCCGGTCGGTGCTGGACAGCGGCCTGCGCAGTCAGCGCGAGGTCGACGAGCTGCTCGCCGTCCGGATGGAGCGCCAGTCCGTCGTGCTGGGCCGCGAGGACCCGGCGATCTGCGTGTTCATGATGGACATGGCGGCGCTGCGCTCGGCGCACCCGGCGATGGCCAAGGCGCAGCTGGAGCGGCTGCTGGCCGAGTCGGAGCGCCACCGGACCTTCGTGCACGTGGTGCCGGACGGGGTCGGCATGCACATCGGCCGGTCGGTGTCGTTCGTGCTCGCCTCGCTCGACAACGGCGCACTCGCTGGATACATGGAGGATATTTTCGAGGGCCGGCTTGTCACGGAGCCGGCGCGGGTGACCGGGCTCGATCGGGCGTGGCACACTGTCAACGCGCTCGCCCTGAACGCGGCCCAGTCCCGGGATCTGATCCGGCAGATGGTGAGGGAGCTATGA
- a CDS encoding DUF397 domain-containing protein, whose translation MTTEPMWRTSRRSNASGGDCVEVADNLPGRVLVRDSKDRTGGTLAFDPPAWSAFVATVKR comes from the coding sequence ATGACCACCGAGCCGATGTGGCGCACGTCCCGCCGCTCGAACGCCTCCGGCGGTGACTGTGTCGAGGTCGCCGACAACCTGCCCGGCCGGGTGCTGGTCCGCGACTCCAAGGACCGCACCGGCGGCACCCTGGCCTTCGACCCGCCCGCCTGGTCCGCCTTCGTCGCCACCGTCAAACGCTGA